Proteins encoded together in one Bacteroides zoogleoformans window:
- a CDS encoding nucleotidyl transferase AbiEii/AbiGii toxin family protein — translation MNNHQYKSQVALLVRIMPLVYRIKDFAVHGGTAINLFHQNMPRYSVDIDLTYIPLEARSTSLEHINLNLQDLKTSIERAVPGIHVVHKTDVWKLQCTYNGTTVKIEVNGTKRGILGEAEVMNLCPKAKDEFQANCKARIVPYPQLYGGKIAAALSRQHPRDLFDCKYMKDETLDEVKDGLFLCLLGSDKPIIESLCPNDINQEEALEHQFKGMTDIPFTYKDYESSRNDIIRKVNACLTDEDKDFIISFEEGSPQWELCCAGDLSKYPSVQWKLLNIEKLKKQNQKKFQEGIDKLKTFFEKMM, via the coding sequence ATGAATAATCATCAGTATAAAAGTCAAGTGGCACTATTGGTACGCATCATGCCCTTGGTTTATAGAATCAAAGATTTTGCCGTACATGGTGGTACGGCTATCAACTTGTTTCATCAGAACATGCCACGGTATTCTGTGGATATAGATCTTACCTATATTCCCTTGGAGGCACGTTCAACGAGCTTGGAACATATCAATCTGAATCTTCAAGACTTGAAAACGAGCATCGAACGAGCCGTACCGGGAATACATGTGGTACATAAAACTGATGTATGGAAACTGCAATGCACATACAATGGCACTACGGTGAAAATCGAAGTGAATGGCACCAAACGTGGCATACTTGGAGAAGCGGAAGTAATGAACCTCTGCCCAAAGGCGAAAGATGAGTTTCAAGCTAACTGTAAGGCACGCATCGTACCTTATCCACAACTATATGGAGGTAAGATAGCGGCTGCTCTCAGTCGCCAACACCCACGTGATTTGTTTGATTGCAAGTACATGAAAGACGAAACATTGGATGAAGTAAAAGACGGTTTGTTTCTGTGCTTACTGGGAAGCGACAAACCCATCATAGAATCACTTTGTCCTAATGACATTAATCAGGAGGAGGCTCTTGAACATCAGTTCAAAGGAATGACCGATATTCCTTTCACTTACAAGGATTATGAGTCCTCGCGTAACGACATTATCAGAAAGGTAAATGCCTGCCTTACCGATGAGGACAAAGACTTCATCATTTCTTTTGAAGAAGGCTCCCCGCAATGGGAACTATGTTGTGCTGGTGATTTGAGCAAATACCCATCCGTACAGTGGAAACTGCTCAATATCGAGAAACTAAAAAAGCAAAATCAAAAGAAGTTTCAAGAAGGAATTGATAAACTCAAAACTTTTTTTGAAAAAATGATGTAG